One stretch of Clavibacter michiganensis DNA includes these proteins:
- a CDS encoding glucosamine-6-phosphate deaminase: protein MTGASTRPPRIMAVDDQAALGVAAADVVQAFLGEDPAGVLGVATGSSPEPLYAELGRRHRERGLVTDGLSLVALDEYVGLPAGHPQSYLAFVRARIAEPLGVPSARVIVPDGAAADPRAAAHEHERRIHRLGGAGLQIVGIGANGHLGFNEPGSPFDGVSRVVRLAEGTRRDNARYFGGDPARVPTHAITQGIATIMSAERILLVASGDRKADALAAALAGSVSEAVPASILQRHPRVTVVADRAALAGLATLA, encoded by the coding sequence GTGACGGGGGCGTCGACGCGGCCGCCGCGGATCATGGCCGTGGACGACCAGGCGGCCCTCGGGGTCGCCGCGGCGGATGTGGTCCAGGCGTTCCTCGGCGAGGACCCGGCCGGCGTGCTGGGGGTGGCGACCGGATCCAGCCCCGAGCCGCTCTACGCCGAGCTCGGTCGGCGGCACCGGGAGCGCGGCCTCGTCACCGACGGCCTCTCGCTCGTGGCGCTCGACGAGTACGTGGGCCTGCCGGCGGGGCACCCGCAGTCGTACCTCGCGTTCGTGCGGGCGCGCATCGCCGAGCCGCTCGGCGTGCCGAGCGCGCGCGTGATCGTGCCCGACGGCGCGGCGGCCGACCCGCGCGCGGCGGCGCACGAGCACGAGCGGCGGATCCACCGGCTCGGCGGCGCAGGTCTCCAGATCGTGGGCATCGGCGCCAACGGGCACCTCGGCTTCAACGAGCCGGGCTCGCCGTTCGACGGGGTCAGCCGCGTGGTGCGCCTCGCCGAGGGCACGCGGCGCGACAACGCGCGGTACTTCGGCGGGGATCCCGCGCGGGTGCCGACGCACGCTATCACGCAGGGGATCGCGACGATCATGTCGGCCGAGCGGATCCTGCTCGTCGCCTCGGGCGACCGCAAGGCCGACGCGCTCGCCGCGGCGCTCGCCGGGTCGGTCTCGGAGGCGGTGCCCGCCTCGATCCTGCAGCGGCATCCGCGCGTGACCGTCGTCGCCGACCGGGCCGCGCTCGCGGGGCTCGCGACGCTCGCCTGA
- a CDS encoding glycoside hydrolase family 2 TIM barrel-domain containing protein, producing MSHLDDVAPGSASRLPPRARFATDAPVHPLGGDWHFRLLPEAPVDRADAPPEVADPSLDDAALDAAGWTTLPVPSHWVLHGHGSPAYTNLQYPFPIDPPHVPDANPTGEHRRAFTLPGSFADAQRVLLRTDGIEGLATFWVNGVEAGWTTGSRLTTEIDVTEVLVPGENVLGIRVHQWSAASYLEDQDQWWLPGIFRPVELLARPADALDDVRVRADRDPVDGSGRLELEVDGAFPVLVRVPELGIHVRWETPADVAPVAIPAVDAWSAERPRLYDATVSSPGEKATLRIGFRTVRIEGDALLVDGRRLTFRGVNRHESHPERGRVFDEAEARADLELMKRNGVNAIRTSHYPPHPRLIDIADELGFWVVLECDLETHGFWDVEWRDNPSDDPRWRDAYLDRIARTVGRDRNHPSIVMWSLGNESGTGRNIAAMSAWVRRADPTRPVHYEGDLTGEHTDVYSRMYPTLEEIDSVCGTPVASIHETTGATGAKQRAKPFILCEYGHAMGNGPGSLADYEDAIDRWPRLHGGFVWEWRDHGLLARTADGRPFHAYGGDFGEPVHDGPFVMDGLLLSDGTPTPGLAELAAVIAPVRVRVAGDGSGVRVENRRHSASTDDVDLVWILAHDGRPVARGILEHAPLAAGAATTIPLPPEARAAGHAEEAHVTVQVVTRHDAPWAEAGHVVSSHQALVRDRPAPRPRPAGRWHGDALGVGTFDARGDLVAWSGVPVRGPRLELWRAPTENDRGAGQGSYELAEPELTRGRGAEETPPSADRWRERGLHRLTHRLLGSIRTADGLETRMRVQAAHSGAGVDVAFRWTATDRGLLLATEVVPFGTWDCTWPRVGVRIDLPSALAEHPVAWHGTGPGESYADSGTAVRVGRFASSVDGLAVAYARPQETGHRPGLRSLVIGDASATPLTVSTVPDAAGHRPGFQLSRWTPQQMTDVGHPHELPAPDGLHLLLDDAQHGLGSRACGPDVLPRHALWPSLRTWEVLLG from the coding sequence ATGTCCCACCTCGACGACGTCGCCCCGGGATCCGCCTCGCGGCTGCCGCCGCGCGCCCGCTTCGCGACGGACGCGCCCGTCCACCCGCTCGGCGGCGACTGGCACTTCCGCCTGCTGCCGGAGGCGCCGGTCGACCGGGCCGACGCGCCGCCCGAGGTCGCGGATCCATCCCTCGACGACGCCGCGCTCGACGCGGCCGGCTGGACGACGCTGCCCGTGCCGTCGCACTGGGTGCTGCACGGCCACGGATCGCCCGCGTACACGAACCTGCAGTACCCGTTCCCCATCGACCCGCCCCACGTGCCCGACGCGAACCCGACCGGCGAGCACCGGCGCGCGTTCACGCTGCCTGGCTCGTTCGCGGACGCCCAGCGGGTGCTGCTGCGCACCGACGGGATCGAGGGGCTCGCCACCTTCTGGGTGAACGGCGTCGAGGCGGGCTGGACGACCGGCAGCCGCCTGACGACCGAGATCGACGTGACGGAGGTGCTCGTGCCCGGCGAGAACGTGCTCGGGATCCGGGTGCACCAGTGGTCCGCCGCCTCCTACCTCGAGGACCAGGACCAGTGGTGGCTGCCCGGGATCTTCCGCCCGGTCGAGCTGCTCGCCCGGCCCGCCGATGCCCTCGACGACGTGCGCGTGCGGGCCGACCGCGACCCGGTCGACGGATCCGGCCGCCTCGAGCTGGAGGTCGACGGCGCGTTCCCCGTGCTGGTGCGCGTGCCGGAGCTCGGGATCCACGTGAGGTGGGAGACCCCGGCCGACGTCGCTCCCGTCGCGATCCCCGCCGTCGACGCGTGGAGCGCCGAGCGGCCGCGCCTCTATGACGCGACCGTGTCATCGCCGGGCGAGAAGGCGACGCTGCGGATCGGCTTCCGCACGGTGCGCATCGAGGGCGACGCGCTCCTCGTCGACGGCCGCCGGCTCACCTTCCGCGGCGTCAACCGCCACGAGTCGCACCCCGAGCGCGGCCGCGTGTTCGACGAGGCCGAGGCGCGCGCCGACCTCGAGCTGATGAAGCGGAACGGCGTGAACGCGATCCGCACCTCCCACTACCCGCCGCATCCGCGCCTCATCGACATCGCCGACGAGCTCGGCTTCTGGGTAGTGCTCGAGTGCGACCTCGAGACCCACGGCTTCTGGGACGTCGAGTGGCGCGACAACCCCTCCGACGACCCGCGCTGGCGGGATGCGTACCTCGACCGCATCGCCCGCACGGTGGGCCGCGACCGCAACCACCCGTCGATCGTGATGTGGTCGCTCGGCAACGAGTCCGGCACCGGGCGCAACATCGCGGCCATGTCGGCGTGGGTGCGGCGCGCGGATCCCACCCGGCCCGTGCACTACGAGGGCGACCTCACGGGCGAGCACACCGACGTCTACTCCCGCATGTACCCGACGCTCGAGGAGATCGACTCGGTGTGCGGCACGCCCGTGGCGAGCATCCACGAGACCACGGGCGCGACGGGCGCGAAGCAGCGCGCGAAGCCGTTCATCCTGTGCGAGTACGGGCACGCGATGGGCAACGGGCCCGGATCCCTCGCCGACTACGAGGACGCGATCGACCGCTGGCCGCGCCTGCACGGCGGCTTCGTCTGGGAGTGGCGCGACCACGGGCTGCTCGCGCGCACCGCCGACGGCCGCCCCTTCCACGCGTACGGCGGCGACTTCGGCGAGCCCGTGCACGACGGGCCCTTCGTGATGGACGGCCTCCTGCTCTCCGACGGCACGCCCACGCCCGGCCTCGCCGAGCTCGCCGCCGTCATCGCGCCCGTGCGGGTGCGCGTCGCGGGCGACGGATCCGGCGTGCGGGTGGAGAACCGGCGGCACAGCGCGTCCACCGACGACGTCGACCTGGTGTGGATCCTCGCCCACGACGGCCGGCCCGTCGCCCGCGGGATCCTCGAGCACGCGCCCCTCGCGGCCGGTGCCGCCACGACGATCCCGCTGCCGCCCGAGGCGCGCGCCGCCGGGCACGCCGAGGAGGCGCACGTGACGGTGCAGGTCGTCACCCGACATGACGCGCCCTGGGCCGAGGCGGGGCACGTCGTGTCGTCGCATCAGGCGCTCGTGCGCGACCGGCCCGCGCCGAGGCCGCGTCCCGCCGGCCGCTGGCACGGGGACGCGCTCGGCGTCGGCACGTTCGACGCGCGCGGCGACCTCGTCGCGTGGTCCGGCGTCCCCGTGCGCGGGCCGCGGCTCGAGCTGTGGCGCGCGCCCACGGAGAACGACCGCGGGGCCGGCCAGGGATCCTACGAGCTGGCCGAGCCCGAGCTGACCCGCGGCCGCGGCGCCGAGGAGACGCCGCCGTCGGCCGACCGGTGGCGGGAGCGCGGGCTCCACCGGCTCACCCACCGGCTGCTCGGATCCATCCGCACGGCCGACGGCCTCGAGACGCGGATGCGCGTGCAGGCCGCGCACTCCGGCGCGGGCGTCGACGTCGCCTTCCGCTGGACGGCGACCGATCGCGGCCTGCTGCTCGCCACCGAGGTCGTGCCGTTCGGCACGTGGGACTGCACCTGGCCGCGGGTCGGCGTGCGCATCGACCTGCCGTCCGCCCTCGCCGAGCACCCGGTCGCGTGGCACGGGACCGGGCCGGGGGAGTCGTACGCCGACAGCGGCACCGCCGTGCGGGTCGGCCGCTTCGCGTCGAGCGTCGACGGCCTCGCGGTCGCCTACGCCCGCCCGCAGGAGACGGGCCACCGCCCCGGGCTTCGCTCGCTCGTGATCGGCGACGCGTCCGCGACCCCGCTCACCGTGAGCACCGTGCCCGACGCCGCCGGCCACCGCCCCGGCTTCCAGCTCTCCCGCTGGACCCCGCAGCAGATGACCGACGTCGGCCACCCGCACGAGCTGCCGGCACCCGACGGCCTCCACCTGCTCCTCGACGACGCGCAGCACGGCCTCGGATCCCGCGCGTGCGGCCCCGACGTGCTCCCGCGCCACGCGCTCTGGCCGTCGCTGCGCACGTGGGAGGTGCTTCTGGGGTAG
- a CDS encoding PDDEXK nuclease domain-containing protein, with the protein MRAEFPEMKGFSPRNLIYMRSFSRAWPDPAIAQRPVAQLPWGHITVLLSRLDTQADRDWYASRSVARGWSRNVLEHHIRTRLHERSAIASTNFDRALEPDQSDLARQLTKDPYVLDFLAVDGDARERELEQALVDRIIDTLRELGEGFAFVGRQVHFDVDGDDFFVDLLFFHVEQLRYVVIELKTGRFRPEQLGQLGFYVALVDDRLRRAHHADTVGLLLVAGKTDAVVRYSLAGQRAPVAVSSYDLLPAAERAALPSEAVLARAVRDPREP; encoded by the coding sequence CTGCGAGCGGAGTTCCCGGAGATGAAGGGCTTCTCGCCTCGGAATCTCATCTACATGCGCTCCTTCTCGCGCGCCTGGCCAGATCCGGCAATCGCGCAACGGCCTGTTGCGCAATTGCCCTGGGGGCACATCACGGTGCTGCTGAGCCGACTGGACACGCAGGCGGATCGCGACTGGTACGCCTCCCGCAGCGTCGCCCGGGGCTGGTCGCGCAACGTCCTCGAGCACCACATCCGCACGCGTCTCCATGAGCGGTCGGCGATAGCGTCGACGAACTTCGATCGCGCCCTGGAGCCGGACCAATCGGATCTCGCCCGGCAGCTCACGAAGGACCCGTACGTCCTCGACTTCCTCGCGGTGGACGGCGACGCCAGGGAGCGCGAGCTGGAGCAGGCGCTCGTCGACCGGATCATCGACACGCTGCGTGAGCTCGGCGAGGGCTTCGCGTTCGTCGGCCGCCAGGTCCACTTCGACGTGGACGGCGACGACTTCTTTGTCGACCTCCTGTTCTTCCACGTCGAGCAGCTCCGCTACGTCGTCATCGAGCTGAAGACGGGCCGCTTCCGTCCGGAGCAGCTGGGGCAGCTCGGCTTCTACGTCGCGCTGGTCGACGACCGCTTGCGCCGGGCCCATCACGCGGACACCGTCGGCCTCCTGCTCGTGGCGGGGAAGACGGACGCGGTGGTGCGGTACTCGCTGGCCGGACAACGCGCGCCGGTCGCCGTGTCGAGCTACGACCTCCTCCCGGCGGCCGAGCGCGCCGCCCTCCCGTCGGAAGCCGTGCTCGCGCGGGCTGTCCGGGATCCGCGCGAGCCGTGA
- a CDS encoding NADPH-dependent FMN reductase: MSTTYRVGYLVGSLSSTSINRALSLALKRLGAQAGLELTEIPIQPLPFYSADMDGEYPEVANAFKAAIADADAIMIVTPEYNRSVPGVLKNALDFASRPYGENAFQGKPSAVIGTSIGAVGTAVAQQHLRSILSFLASPELSQPEAYIQTTEGLISPEGAISNAGTEEFLVSWLQAFHAHIEKNLQAVSA, from the coding sequence ATGAGCACCACCTACCGCGTCGGCTACCTCGTCGGCAGCCTGTCGTCCACCTCCATCAACCGGGCCCTGTCGCTCGCCCTCAAGCGCCTCGGCGCCCAGGCCGGCCTCGAGCTCACCGAGATCCCGATCCAGCCGCTGCCCTTCTACAGCGCGGACATGGACGGCGAGTACCCCGAGGTCGCGAACGCGTTCAAGGCGGCCATCGCCGACGCCGACGCGATCATGATCGTCACGCCCGAGTACAACCGCTCGGTGCCCGGCGTGCTGAAGAACGCGCTCGACTTCGCGAGCCGCCCCTACGGCGAGAACGCGTTCCAGGGCAAGCCCAGCGCGGTCATCGGCACGTCCATCGGCGCGGTCGGCACAGCCGTCGCGCAGCAGCACCTGCGCAGCATCCTGTCGTTCCTCGCGTCGCCCGAGCTCTCGCAGCCCGAGGCCTACATCCAGACCACCGAGGGTCTGATCTCCCCCGAGGGCGCGATCTCGAACGCCGGCACCGAGGAGTTCCTCGTCAGCTGGCTGCAGGCCTTCCACGCGCACATCGAGAAGAACCTGCAGGCCGTCTCCGCGTAG
- a CDS encoding beta-L-arabinofuranosidase domain-containing protein, translated as MTALPAAPRPAAADHGAVQVFPLSAVRLGDGPLRHAQLTDVEYVLRLDPDRLLAPFLREAGLDSPAPSYGSWEAIGLDGHIGGHYLSALAQLHAATGDPRLLPRLEHMLDVLERCQEAAGDGWLGGVPDGREFGRTVASGRIEADTFDLEGRWVPLYNLHKTLRGLLHAHEHTGSARALRMAEGMADWWLGVSAHLDDEQFEGMLATEHGGMCDAFATLAGITGRADLLAEAQRFAQRALVDPLAAGRDELDGLHANTQIPKVIGIERLGRMTGDARLVAASDAFWESVVQRRSVVIGGNSVREHFHPSRDFAPMVLDEQGPETCNSYNMLELARLRFERTGDPAILDQVERTTLDHILSTQHPEHGGLVYFTSLRPAHHRVYSVAEESMWCCVGTGMENHARYGEQVFARAGDDALLVDLYVPASVDWAERGIRARIDGDVARTGYATVTITADAPADLEVRLRRPGWATSMEVHVGDAAVPVMPGVDAVPIRRTWSGETVVTVHLGMEVRAERLPDGSAWTSFRYGPVALASRDGVAGIAGSLAEDSRMGHVSPAPKVPLERTPVITADDPADAVALVDRASLAFRLDAWRDGGPVAVALEPFAGIHDERCTLVWPTGADPVTRAAELRTMDAAGTDTDVVDEVVAGEQQPEVDHGFRGEGTRARGADGVHWRSATGWFSYELRDPDGTATAVRVRLRRGDDVGGGQSIRVGDVEADAVPRELGGEADDDALDVRITDRMRAGSPAGAVTVSVHAVPGGRTRDVLGIQLRR; from the coding sequence ATGACCGCACTCCCCGCAGCCCCGCGTCCCGCCGCCGCCGACCACGGCGCGGTCCAGGTGTTCCCGCTCTCCGCCGTGCGCCTCGGGGACGGGCCGCTCCGGCACGCGCAGCTCACGGACGTCGAGTACGTGCTGCGCCTGGATCCCGACCGGCTGCTCGCGCCGTTCCTCCGCGAGGCCGGGCTCGACTCCCCCGCGCCGAGCTACGGCAGCTGGGAGGCGATCGGCCTCGACGGGCACATCGGCGGCCACTACCTCTCCGCGCTGGCGCAGCTGCACGCCGCGACCGGCGATCCCCGCCTGCTCCCCCGCCTCGAGCACATGCTCGACGTGCTCGAGCGCTGCCAGGAGGCGGCCGGCGACGGATGGCTCGGTGGCGTGCCCGACGGCCGGGAGTTCGGCCGCACAGTGGCCTCGGGCCGGATAGAGGCGGACACGTTCGACCTCGAGGGACGATGGGTGCCGCTCTACAACCTGCACAAGACGCTCCGCGGGCTGCTCCACGCGCACGAGCACACGGGATCCGCGCGAGCCCTGCGCATGGCGGAGGGCATGGCCGACTGGTGGCTCGGCGTCTCGGCGCACCTCGACGACGAGCAGTTCGAGGGCATGCTCGCGACCGAGCACGGCGGCATGTGCGACGCGTTCGCGACGCTCGCCGGGATCACCGGGCGCGCCGACCTGCTCGCCGAGGCGCAGCGATTCGCGCAGCGCGCGCTGGTGGATCCACTCGCCGCCGGCCGCGACGAGCTCGACGGGCTGCACGCCAACACGCAGATCCCCAAGGTCATCGGGATCGAGCGGCTCGGGCGGATGACGGGAGACGCGCGCCTCGTCGCCGCATCGGACGCGTTCTGGGAGTCGGTGGTGCAGCGGCGGAGCGTCGTGATCGGCGGCAACAGCGTGCGCGAGCACTTCCACCCGTCGCGCGACTTCGCGCCGATGGTGCTCGACGAGCAGGGGCCGGAGACCTGCAACAGCTACAACATGCTCGAGCTCGCGCGGCTGCGCTTCGAGCGGACGGGGGATCCGGCGATCCTCGACCAGGTCGAGCGCACGACCCTCGACCACATCCTCTCCACGCAGCACCCCGAGCACGGCGGGCTCGTCTACTTCACGTCGCTCCGACCGGCGCACCACCGCGTGTACTCGGTGGCCGAGGAGTCGATGTGGTGCTGCGTCGGCACCGGGATGGAGAACCACGCGCGCTACGGCGAGCAGGTGTTCGCGCGCGCGGGCGACGATGCGCTGCTCGTGGACCTCTACGTGCCGGCTTCGGTGGACTGGGCCGAGCGTGGGATCAGGGCGCGCATCGACGGGGACGTGGCGCGCACGGGGTACGCGACCGTCACGATCACGGCCGACGCGCCCGCCGACCTGGAGGTGCGGCTACGGCGACCAGGGTGGGCGACGTCGATGGAGGTGCACGTCGGAGACGCGGCGGTACCCGTCATGCCCGGCGTCGACGCGGTGCCGATCCGCCGCACGTGGTCGGGCGAGACGGTCGTGACCGTGCACCTCGGGATGGAGGTGCGGGCCGAGCGCCTGCCCGACGGATCCGCGTGGACCTCGTTCCGGTACGGGCCCGTGGCGCTGGCCTCGCGCGACGGCGTCGCCGGGATCGCGGGATCGCTCGCGGAGGACTCGCGCATGGGCCACGTGTCGCCCGCGCCGAAGGTCCCGCTCGAGCGCACGCCCGTGATCACCGCGGACGATCCCGCCGACGCCGTCGCCCTCGTCGACCGCGCGTCGCTCGCGTTCCGCCTCGACGCCTGGCGGGACGGCGGTCCGGTCGCCGTCGCGCTCGAGCCGTTCGCGGGGATCCACGACGAGCGGTGCACGCTGGTCTGGCCGACGGGCGCGGATCCCGTGACGCGCGCCGCCGAGCTGCGCACGATGGACGCCGCGGGCACCGACACCGACGTGGTCGACGAGGTGGTCGCCGGTGAGCAGCAGCCCGAGGTGGATCACGGCTTCCGGGGAGAGGGCACGCGGGCCCGAGGCGCCGACGGCGTGCACTGGCGGAGCGCGACCGGCTGGTTCTCCTACGAGCTGCGCGACCCGGACGGCACGGCGACCGCGGTGCGCGTGCGACTGCGCCGGGGTGACGACGTCGGCGGCGGCCAGTCGATCCGCGTCGGCGACGTCGAGGCGGACGCGGTCCCGCGCGAGCTCGGCGGCGAGGCCGACGACGACGCGCTCGACGTGCGGATCACCGACCGGATGCGCGCCGGCTCCCCCGCCGGGGCGGTCACGGTGTCGGTGCACGCGGTGCCGGGCGGTCGCACGCGGGACGTGCTCGGGATCCAGCTGCGGCGCTGA
- a CDS encoding ABC transporter substrate-binding protein has translation MKRTTRRLVAAATLTITGLALSGCSAGSGGGEGDGTIELWIRDYEKALVEPLADAYNATHETQVEITLVPSPSYVQKLATSIAGGDPPDAAALDLVFTPYFAQAGALVDITDRVDALGYADDFSPAHASVSAFDDRTYAVPFTGDASVLFYNKTLFAEAGLDPEDPPTTHAEIRAAAKAITALGDSTYGYSIPGACGGCLIFGFTPLIWGGGGNVLSADGRTATLDSPEVAEGLELLRGMWTDGSMPSLAQTDAGPNTATAFQQGTVGMIADGTATMGALVAGGTVDFGVTPLPGKDGGSASFGGGDTLAILEGSDDADAAWEFVEWATGAEAQTILAEQSVVPIRTDLLDEVYVPQDPRYSVFADALRVGHVPFSPVENELFNDNNGVWVNLISQSVFGGGIPEAQREAQAEAQRILDSVVYVEEDEK, from the coding sequence ATGAAGCGGACCACGAGGAGGCTGGTCGCCGCGGCGACCCTCACGATCACGGGCCTCGCGCTCAGCGGGTGCTCCGCGGGATCCGGCGGCGGCGAGGGCGACGGGACCATCGAGCTCTGGATCCGCGACTACGAGAAGGCCCTCGTCGAGCCGCTCGCCGACGCGTACAACGCCACGCACGAGACGCAGGTCGAGATCACGCTCGTCCCCTCGCCCAGCTACGTGCAGAAGCTCGCGACCTCCATCGCGGGTGGCGACCCGCCGGACGCGGCCGCCCTCGACCTGGTCTTCACGCCGTACTTCGCGCAGGCCGGCGCCCTCGTCGACATCACCGACCGGGTCGACGCGCTCGGCTACGCCGACGACTTCAGCCCCGCGCACGCATCCGTCTCGGCGTTCGACGACCGCACCTACGCAGTGCCGTTCACGGGCGACGCGTCGGTGCTCTTCTACAACAAGACGCTCTTCGCCGAGGCCGGGCTCGACCCGGAGGATCCGCCGACTACCCACGCGGAGATCCGCGCGGCTGCGAAGGCCATCACCGCGCTCGGCGACAGCACCTACGGCTACTCCATCCCCGGCGCGTGCGGCGGCTGCCTCATCTTCGGCTTCACTCCGCTGATCTGGGGCGGCGGCGGCAACGTGCTCTCCGCCGACGGCCGCACTGCGACCCTCGACAGCCCGGAGGTCGCCGAGGGGCTCGAGCTCCTGCGCGGAATGTGGACCGACGGCAGCATGCCGTCGCTCGCCCAGACCGACGCCGGCCCCAACACCGCGACCGCGTTCCAGCAGGGCACGGTCGGCATGATCGCCGACGGCACCGCCACCATGGGCGCGCTGGTGGCCGGCGGCACGGTCGACTTCGGTGTCACGCCGCTGCCCGGCAAGGACGGCGGATCCGCGTCCTTCGGCGGCGGCGACACCCTTGCGATCCTCGAGGGCTCCGACGACGCCGACGCGGCGTGGGAGTTCGTCGAGTGGGCGACGGGAGCGGAGGCCCAGACGATCCTCGCCGAGCAGTCGGTCGTGCCCATCCGCACCGACCTGCTCGACGAGGTCTACGTGCCGCAGGACCCGCGCTACAGCGTGTTCGCGGATGCGCTCCGGGTGGGCCACGTGCCGTTCAGCCCGGTCGAGAACGAGCTGTTCAACGACAACAACGGGGTCTGGGTCAACCTGATCTCGCAGTCCGTGTTCGGCGGCGGGATCCCGGAGGCGCAGCGCGAGGCCCAGGCCGAGGCGCAGCGCATCCTCGACTCCGTCGTCTACGTCGAGGAGGACGAGAAGTGA